Proteins encoded in a region of the Quercus lobata isolate SW786 chromosome 8, ValleyOak3.0 Primary Assembly, whole genome shotgun sequence genome:
- the LOC115956955 gene encoding secreted RxLR effector protein 161-like — MARVPYANAVGSLMYAMMCTRPDICYAVGLVSRFQSNPGLAHWKAVKRILRYLKGTADYILCYQGSDLRMIGYSDADWGSDLDERKSTSGYAFLLNNGTITWSSKKQPCIALSTMEAEYVACSAAVQEAVWLRRFFQNLEVVKDASDPVTIHCDSMAALAYAKDSKYHGRTKHIDIRYHYI; from the coding sequence atggcACGTGTTCCTTATGCTAATGCAGTTGGAAGCTTGATGTATGCAATGATGTGTACTCGGCCTGATATATGTTATGCTGTTGGATTAGTCAGCAGATTTCAGTCTAATCCAGGACTTGCTCATTGGAAAGCTGTCAAGAGGATATTAAGGTATCTAAAAGGGACAGCAGACTACATCCTTTGTTATCAGGGCTCAGATTTGCGTATGATTGGCTATAGTGATGCTGATTGGGGTAGTGACCTAGATGAACGCAAATCCACATCTGGATATGCTTTCTTGCTCAATAATGGCACCATCACTTGGAGTAGCAAGAAACAACCCTGTATAGCATTATCAACTATGGAAGCAGAGTATGTAGCATGTTCAGCAGCTGTTCAGGAAGCAGTTTGGTTGAGGAGGTTCTTTCAGAATCTTGAGGTTGTCAAGGATGCCTCGGATCCCGTTACGATACATTGTGATAGCATGGCAGCACTTGCCTATGCTAAAGATTCTAAGTATCATGGTAGAACCAAACACATTGATATACGATATCACTACATTTGA
- the LOC115954793 gene encoding LOB domain-containing protein 1-like, producing MGFQVVAQGRAHQPCAACRMLRRKCESDCLLAPYFPAEEAEKFAGVHKVFGASNVIKMIQMVEETSREDAVKAIVYEATARLRDPVYGSAGAIFHLQKMVQELKVQLESISARVLESQAQRDELLGLLRNVNHLDRLVHPINAPVLDEGSFMLDDAALMAYDPVKFPAECDWFLLEE from the exons atgGGTTTCCAAGTGGTAGCACAAGGCAGGGCTCACCAACCGTGCGCTGCTTGTAGGATGCTTCGCCGGAAATGTGAGAGTGATTGCTTGCTTGCGCCATACTTTCCGGCTGAAGAGGCTGAGAAGTTTGCTGGCGTGCATAAAGTATTTGGTGCCAGCAATGTCATCAAAATGATTCAG ATGGTGGAGGAGACAAGCAGGGAGGATGCTGTCAAAGCCATAGTCTATGAAGCAACAGCCAGGCTCAGAGACCCTGTGTATGGCAGTGCTGGAGCTATTTTCCATTTGCAAAAGATGGTTCAGGAACTCAAGGTGCAATTGGAATCTATAAGTGCTCGAGTTCTGGAGTCACAAGCACAAAGAGACGAGCTTTTAGGACTTCTTAGGAATGTCAATCACCTCGATCGTCTTGTCCATCCCATTAATGCCCCAGTGCTTGATGAAGGCAGTTTTATGTTAGATGATGCTGCGTTAATGGCCTATGATCCTGTCAAATTTCCAGCAGAGTGTGACTGGTTTTTattagaagaataa